The DNA window CGGCCGTCCGCGGTGACCGCTTCGCCCACGTCGGGCCGGCCCTCCGCGGAACCGTCGAGGTGCAGCATCACCAGGTGCCGGGGCGGCTTGCCGAGGTTGTGCACGCGCGCGACGGTCTCCTGGCCGCGGTAGCAGCCCTTGTCGAGGTGCACCGCACCGTGCTCGGCGGGCCCGCCGATCCAGCCGGCCTCGTGCGGAATCGTGCGGTCGTCGGTGTCCAGGCCGATCCGCGGCCGCCACGCGGCCACGCGCAGGGCCTCGAACGCCCACGACCCCGCCGGGCGCGCACCCGCGTCGGTGAGCGTGCCCCACCACCGCACCAGGTCGGTGCGCGGCACCAGGAGGTCGAAGGCCTCGTCGGTGGGCCACGGCATCCGGCGCAGGAACCCGCCGCCCGCCAGCGGCACGGCCCGGTAGACGTCGGGCATCTCGCTCACGCCCAACGCCGCGAGCACCGCGGGTGAGGCCGTGTCGGGGCCCAGCAGGCTCAGCACCGCCATCTCGTTGCCGTCGCGGGGTTCGGCCTTGGCCCAGAACACCATCTTCTGCAGGAAGCTCAGGAGCGCGGGGCCGCGGGCGGCCTCGGTGTCGATCCACGTGACCCCGTCGATGTCGGTCTGGATCCAGTGGTGCTCCACCCGCCCGTTGACGTCCAGGCTCAGGTTCTCGGCGCTCGACCGGTCGGGCAGGGCGGCGACGTGCTG is part of the Rhodococcus sp. SGAir0479 genome and encodes:
- the ygfZ gene encoding CAF17-like 4Fe-4S cluster assembly/insertion protein YgfZ; this encodes MADSPLVAPSPLLSTPGAVPPPEGSPDTGVAWHYGDPFAEQRAAVRAVAVVDRSDRFVIALSGEERLTWLHTISSQHVAALPDRSSAENLSLDVNGRVEHHWIQTDIDGVTWIDTEAARGPALLSFLQKMVFWAKAEPRDGNEMAVLSLLGPDTASPAVLAALGVSEMPDVYRAVPLAGGGFLRRMPWPTDEAFDLLVPRTDLVRWWGTLTDAGARPAGSWAFEALRVAAWRPRIGLDTDDRTIPHEAGWIGGPAEHGAVHLDKGCYRGQETVARVHNLGKPPRHLVMLHLDGSAEGRPDVGEAVTADGRTVGRLGTVVDHFEWGPIALALVKRTVPTATALVAGPCAASIDEDSVPAQDEIQAGRAAVDRLRGRG